Proteins encoded in a region of the Agromyces protaetiae genome:
- a CDS encoding helix-turn-helix domain-containing protein yields MSSTDLRVQDSRSPGADRSAHASPAMVPSRQSAEDAFWASLPATLTTASLARTLRINEDTTLRRLAEGRIPGYRLTSSSWLVFRDELRAHLNACSNRLPRHTAAPDVLAEYADVLGYRDLMLLLGKSKPTIYAWLQAGTIPGYFLDGRWLVYRHELRAALDEVRNGPRVSA; encoded by the coding sequence ATGAGCAGCACCGATCTGCGCGTGCAGGACTCCCGTTCGCCGGGCGCCGATCGCTCCGCGCACGCGAGCCCGGCGATGGTTCCGTCACGTCAGTCCGCTGAGGATGCGTTCTGGGCGAGCCTGCCCGCCACACTCACCACCGCGTCCCTCGCCCGCACCCTTCGCATCAATGAAGACACCACCTTGCGACGGTTGGCCGAAGGGCGCATCCCGGGGTACCGGCTCACGAGTTCCTCGTGGCTGGTCTTCCGCGACGAGCTGCGTGCGCACCTCAATGCGTGCAGCAACCGACTCCCGCGGCACACGGCAGCGCCCGATGTGCTGGCCGAATACGCGGACGTCCTCGGCTACCGCGACCTCATGCTCCTCCTCGGCAAGAGCAAGCCGACGATCTACGCCTGGTTGCAGGCGGGCACGATTCCGGGCTACTTCCTCGACGGGCGTTGGCTCGTCTATCGCCACGAGCTGCGTGCTGCGCTCGATGAGGTGCGCAACGGGCCGCGCGTCTCCGCATGA
- the dhaM gene encoding dihydroxyacetone kinase phosphoryl donor subunit DhaM: MAETAEKVGVVFVSHSESIARGLVDLARQMAPTAVLAAAGGTDDGRIGTSFDRVSAAIADADAGAGAVVLCDLGSAILTAETALEFLDDAQRERVRLVDAPLVEGGVAAAVAAESGAPLDEVVAAARSAAGGAAVGDAAPQAGVSGGVSDEASDREGGRPALRRTVTLVNADGLHARPAAELVKLASKFPQRVTVNGVDARSLLAIMALGLNAGAQIEVASDDPTGEAAVEAIADLAESGFGET; this comes from the coding sequence GTGGCTGAGACTGCGGAGAAGGTGGGCGTCGTCTTCGTCTCCCACTCGGAGTCGATCGCGCGCGGGCTCGTCGACCTGGCGCGGCAGATGGCGCCGACGGCGGTACTCGCCGCCGCCGGCGGCACCGACGACGGCCGCATCGGCACGAGCTTCGATCGGGTCAGCGCCGCGATCGCCGACGCCGACGCCGGCGCCGGAGCGGTCGTGCTGTGCGATCTGGGTTCCGCGATCCTCACGGCCGAGACCGCGCTGGAGTTCCTCGACGATGCGCAGCGCGAGCGGGTGCGCCTCGTCGACGCGCCGCTCGTCGAGGGCGGGGTGGCCGCCGCGGTCGCGGCCGAGTCGGGCGCGCCGCTCGACGAGGTCGTGGCTGCGGCGAGGTCGGCGGCCGGTGGCGCGGCTGTGGGGGACGCCGCGCCGCAGGCGGGGGTCTCGGGTGGCGTCTCGGACGAGGCGTCCGACCGAGAGGGCGGCAGGCCGGCGCTCCGGCGCACCGTCACGCTCGTGAATGCGGACGGCCTGCACGCCAGGCCGGCGGCGGAGCTGGTGAAGCTCGCCTCGAAGTTCCCGCAGCGGGTCACTGTGAACGGCGTCGATGCGAGGAGCCTGCTCGCGATCATGGCCCTCGGACTCAACGCCGGCGCTCAGATCGAGGTCGCGTCCGACGATCCGACCGGTGAGGCCGCCGTCGAGGCGATCGCCGACCTCGCCGAGTCCGGGTTCGGCGAGACCTGA
- a CDS encoding FCD domain-containing protein has protein sequence MNATLQRAQLPQVPGAEHVRATLTPILWSIADGTLRAGDEVRAPVLAARLRLGIPDVEDAIPRLAHLGLIQLPDKEYDEDYDEEDAEDDDEPAVMTSFSREQAIREVRGWAEVHLAMISTASRLRGAKLRRMQRVRDAYAERVAAGAPYAALNLVFFGILYEVTPNFGFRLATTSAAYRLRLSEDVLPQDPRKTTELHDALLAALRSDDVMFGAELAIRTWSGALTGKPLGW, from the coding sequence ATGAACGCCACTCTGCAGCGCGCCCAGCTCCCGCAAGTCCCGGGCGCCGAGCATGTACGCGCCACGCTCACACCCATCCTGTGGTCGATCGCCGACGGGACCCTGCGCGCCGGCGACGAGGTTCGGGCGCCGGTGCTGGCCGCCCGGCTTCGCCTGGGCATCCCAGACGTCGAGGATGCGATCCCGCGTCTCGCGCATCTCGGGCTCATCCAGCTCCCTGACAAGGAGTACGACGAGGACTACGACGAGGAAGACGCGGAAGACGACGACGAGCCGGCCGTGATGACGAGCTTCAGTCGCGAGCAGGCCATACGTGAGGTGCGCGGCTGGGCCGAGGTGCACCTTGCGATGATCAGCACGGCGTCACGGCTACGCGGCGCGAAATTGCGACGAATGCAACGCGTGCGGGACGCCTACGCCGAGCGTGTCGCCGCGGGGGCGCCCTACGCAGCACTCAACCTCGTCTTCTTCGGGATCCTCTACGAGGTGACGCCGAACTTCGGATTCCGTCTCGCGACGACCTCGGCGGCCTACCGCCTCCGGTTGAGCGAGGACGTGCTCCCGCAGGACCCCCGGAAGACCACCGAGCTCCACGACGCGCTCCTGGCCGCACTCAGGTCGGATGATGTGATGTTCGGTGCCGAGCTCGCCATTCGGACGTGGAGCGGCGCCTTGACCGGGAAACCCCTCGGTTGGTGA
- a CDS encoding MFS transporter, with translation MSEHHDPNRRPAASAARTPAEAGVPASATTPWFSRRVVAWAFWDWGSAAFNAVVTTFVFTIYLTSPAFGPENTVEPQLAWALAFAGLAVALFAPISGQRGDLTGHRKRWLAVNTALVVALMLAMYFVEPAPEFLPLGIALVAVGSVCFEFASVNYNAMLAQVSTPATVGKVSGFGWGMGYVGGIALLVLLYLGLIQPAVGLFGVSSEHGLDVRVAMLIAGLWFGVFAIPVLLAVPKNPAGAGPRAARHRVGILGSYARLGRDVAHLWRTQRNTVRFLIASAVYRDGLASAFTFGGVLASTVFGFSPGEVIVFAVVSNIVAGASTIAVGALDDRLGARLIILASLAGLIVSGLVMFVFHDAGKPAFWFAGLAISLFVGPAQSASRSFLTRLIPDGHEGELFGLYATTGRAVSFLAPAAFATAVTVGGAPHYGIIGIVLVVAIGFGLMFLVRSPAVE, from the coding sequence ATGAGCGAGCACCACGATCCGAATCGCCGCCCGGCGGCCTCCGCGGCCCGCACCCCGGCCGAAGCCGGCGTGCCCGCCTCAGCCACCACACCGTGGTTCTCCCGGCGCGTGGTCGCGTGGGCCTTCTGGGACTGGGGGTCGGCGGCCTTCAATGCGGTCGTCACGACGTTCGTCTTCACGATCTATCTCACCAGCCCGGCCTTCGGGCCAGAGAACACGGTCGAGCCGCAACTAGCCTGGGCGCTCGCGTTCGCCGGACTCGCGGTCGCACTGTTCGCGCCGATCTCGGGGCAGCGTGGCGACCTCACGGGCCATCGCAAGCGCTGGCTCGCCGTCAACACCGCACTCGTGGTCGCGCTCATGCTCGCGATGTACTTCGTCGAGCCCGCTCCCGAATTCCTGCCGCTCGGCATCGCGCTGGTCGCCGTGGGCAGCGTCTGCTTCGAGTTCGCGAGCGTCAACTACAACGCCATGCTGGCGCAGGTCTCGACGCCGGCCACCGTCGGCAAGGTCTCCGGCTTCGGGTGGGGCATGGGCTACGTGGGCGGCATCGCCCTGCTCGTCCTCCTCTACCTCGGACTCATCCAGCCGGCGGTCGGCCTCTTCGGCGTCAGCAGCGAGCACGGGCTCGATGTGCGGGTCGCCATGCTCATCGCCGGCCTCTGGTTCGGGGTCTTCGCCATTCCAGTGCTGCTCGCCGTGCCGAAGAATCCGGCGGGCGCAGGACCGCGTGCGGCCCGGCACCGAGTCGGCATCCTCGGCTCGTACGCGCGTCTCGGTCGCGATGTCGCGCACCTCTGGCGAACACAGCGCAACACGGTCCGGTTCCTCATCGCCAGCGCGGTCTACCGAGACGGGCTTGCGAGTGCGTTCACCTTCGGCGGCGTACTCGCATCCACCGTGTTCGGATTCTCGCCGGGCGAGGTGATCGTCTTCGCAGTCGTCTCGAACATCGTCGCCGGTGCCTCCACCATCGCGGTCGGCGCCCTCGACGACCGCCTCGGCGCCAGGCTGATCATCCTCGCGTCGCTCGCCGGGCTCATCGTCAGCGGACTCGTCATGTTCGTCTTCCACGACGCCGGCAAGCCGGCATTCTGGTTCGCGGGACTCGCGATCAGCCTGTTCGTCGGGCCTGCGCAATCGGCCAGTCGGAGCTTCCTCACCCGGCTCATCCCCGACGGGCACGAGGGCGAGCTCTTCGGCCTGTACGCCACGACGGGGCGCGCCGTCAGCTTCCTCGCACCAGCCGCGTTCGCGACCGCCGTCACCGTCGGCGGCGCACCGCACTACGGCATCATCGGCATCGTGCTCGTCGTCGCCATCGGGTTCGGCCTGATGTTCCTCGTGCGATCTCCTGCTGTGGAGTGA
- the dhaK gene encoding dihydroxyacetone kinase subunit DhaK, whose protein sequence is MKKIINDPKRVVDESVAGFAIAHADLVRVETDPIFVVRADAPVSGKVGLVSGGGSGHEPLHAGYVGYGMLDAAVPGAVFTSPTPDPILAATKAVDGGAGVLHIVKNYTGDVLNFETAADLAAADGIEVRAVVTNDDVAVKDSLYTAGRRGVAGTVLVEKIAGAAAERGDTLDQVASVAERVNANARSMGLALTPCTVPHAGEPSFTLADDEVEIGIGIHGEPGRERIKLEPADALVDRMLAPVIEDLPFGSGDRVLLFVNGMGGTPQIELYIAYRRAAERLGELGIEVSRSLVGNYITSLEMQGISITLLKLDDELTQLWDAPVHTPALRWGR, encoded by the coding sequence GTGAAGAAGATCATCAACGATCCGAAGCGGGTGGTGGACGAGTCGGTTGCCGGCTTCGCCATCGCGCACGCGGATCTCGTCCGAGTGGAGACCGACCCCATCTTCGTCGTGCGGGCGGATGCGCCGGTGAGCGGCAAGGTCGGGCTCGTCAGCGGCGGTGGCAGCGGGCACGAACCGCTGCACGCCGGCTACGTCGGCTACGGCATGCTCGACGCCGCCGTGCCCGGCGCGGTCTTCACCTCGCCGACCCCCGACCCGATCCTGGCGGCCACCAAGGCCGTCGATGGGGGAGCGGGCGTGCTGCACATCGTGAAGAACTACACGGGCGACGTGCTCAATTTCGAGACCGCGGCCGACCTGGCCGCCGCCGACGGCATCGAGGTCCGCGCCGTGGTCACGAACGACGACGTCGCGGTCAAGGATTCGCTCTACACCGCGGGACGCCGAGGGGTCGCCGGAACGGTGCTCGTCGAGAAGATCGCCGGCGCGGCGGCCGAACGCGGTGACACGCTCGACCAGGTGGCCTCGGTCGCCGAGCGCGTGAACGCCAACGCCCGGTCGATGGGACTCGCGCTCACGCCCTGCACCGTGCCGCACGCCGGCGAGCCGAGCTTCACGCTCGCCGACGACGAGGTCGAGATCGGTATCGGCATCCACGGTGAGCCCGGGCGGGAGCGCATCAAGCTCGAACCGGCCGACGCACTCGTCGACCGGATGCTCGCACCGGTGATCGAAGATCTGCCGTTCGGCTCGGGCGACCGCGTGCTGCTCTTCGTCAACGGCATGGGCGGCACGCCGCAGATCGAGCTCTACATCGCGTACCGACGGGCCGCAGAACGGCTCGGGGAGCTCGGCATCGAGGTCAGTCGCTCCCTCGTCGGCAACTACATCACCTCGCTCGAGATGCAGGGCATCTCGATCACCCTCCTGAAGCTCGACGACGAGCTGACCCAGCTCTGGGACGCACCGGTCCACACCCCGGCGCTCAGGTGGGGCCGCTGA
- a CDS encoding formylglycine-generating enzyme family protein — MTDIEMARIEAGTVTLHDARRKIRWSVELEAFEIGVFALTQEQLAELLGERPGAIHPHRPATNVSWLRAIRFCNAASEWEGLEPAYTFDGEDVTWHVDADGFRLPTEAEWEFASRAGSTGPHYGLLADVAWTSADGVTAPQDVGMKLPNLNGLFDTLGNVWEWCWDHLDPARYDAYRVFRGGGFADDAWSVRASTRRGGAPRMSHEDVGFRVARGGFDATDVAQGWSADADAERAAITGPVPPGWTPRG, encoded by the coding sequence GTGACCGACATCGAGATGGCGCGAATCGAGGCCGGAACCGTCACGCTGCACGACGCGCGCCGGAAGATCCGGTGGAGCGTCGAGCTCGAGGCGTTCGAGATCGGGGTATTCGCCCTGACCCAGGAGCAACTCGCAGAGCTGCTGGGGGAGCGGCCGGGGGCGATCCACCCCCACCGTCCCGCGACGAACGTCAGCTGGCTTCGAGCGATCCGCTTCTGCAACGCGGCATCCGAATGGGAGGGGCTCGAGCCGGCGTACACCTTCGACGGCGAAGACGTCACCTGGCACGTCGATGCTGACGGGTTCCGATTGCCGACCGAGGCGGAGTGGGAGTTCGCCTCCCGCGCCGGATCGACCGGTCCGCATTACGGGCTTCTCGCCGACGTCGCGTGGACGAGCGCAGACGGGGTGACCGCGCCGCAGGACGTCGGGATGAAGCTGCCGAACCTGAATGGGCTGTTCGACACACTCGGCAATGTGTGGGAATGGTGCTGGGACCATCTGGACCCGGCGCGATACGACGCCTATCGCGTCTTCCGAGGTGGGGGCTTCGCGGATGACGCCTGGAGCGTCAGAGCATCGACACGCCGCGGTGGAGCGCCCCGGATGTCTCACGAGGATGTCGGCTTTCGCGTGGCGCGCGGCGGGTTCGATGCGACCGACGTCGCTCAGGGGTGGTCGGCGGACGCCGATGCGGAGCGAGCCGCAATCACCGGTCCGGTGCCGCCGGGATGGACGCCGCGCGGGTGA
- a CDS encoding MIP/aquaporin family protein, with protein MLVLLGCGVVANVALIRNKGFGGGFLMVNFGWGLAVFAGVIVSYASGAHINPAVTLGLAVNLLGKGETEFQPGIPIDFLSIITYIGAQLIGAIIGAVIAWLAYKQHFDEEPEPANKLGVFSTGPAIRSYGWNLVTEIIGTFVLVFVILGFSYGGTPAELGALPVALLVVGIGASLGGPTGYAINPARDLGPRIAHAILPIRGKGGSDWSYSWVPIVGPIIGGLIAGWAALVLLPVLG; from the coding sequence ATGCTGGTGCTGCTCGGCTGCGGCGTGGTCGCCAACGTCGCGCTCATTCGGAACAAAGGGTTCGGCGGCGGGTTCCTGATGGTGAACTTCGGCTGGGGCCTCGCGGTCTTCGCCGGTGTGATCGTGTCGTACGCGTCCGGGGCGCACATCAACCCGGCCGTGACGCTCGGCCTGGCCGTCAACCTGCTCGGTAAGGGCGAGACCGAGTTCCAGCCCGGCATCCCGATCGACTTCCTGTCGATCATCACCTACATCGGCGCACAGCTGATCGGTGCGATCATCGGTGCGGTCATCGCGTGGCTGGCCTACAAGCAGCACTTCGACGAGGAGCCCGAGCCCGCGAACAAGCTCGGCGTCTTCTCCACCGGCCCTGCCATCCGCTCCTACGGCTGGAACCTCGTGACCGAGATCATCGGCACCTTCGTGCTGGTGTTCGTCATCCTCGGGTTCAGCTACGGCGGGACGCCCGCCGAGCTCGGCGCACTGCCGGTCGCCCTCCTGGTGGTCGGTATCGGTGCCTCCCTCGGTGGCCCGACCGGGTACGCCATCAACCCGGCTCGTGACCTCGGCCCACGCATCGCGCACGCCATCCTCCCGATCAGGGGCAAGGGCGGGAGCGACTGGTCGTACTCATGGGTTCCCATCGTCGGTCCGATCATCGGCGGCCTCATCGCCGGCTGGGCGGCGCTCGTACTGCTCCCGGTACTCGGCTGA
- the dhaL gene encoding dihydroxyacetone kinase subunit DhaL: MPAGGALGTAWALDWVRRSAAVVDEHRVELITLDREIGDGDHGENLDRGFTAVLAKLDDVADDTTPADVLKLVATTLISTVGGAAGPLYGTAYLRASTAIAGETELDAAAIAALLTAARDGIVARGKAESGDKTMVDAWTPAVEAADAAAAGGSTPADVLAAAADAAAAGAVATEPLVARKGRASYLGERSAGHRDPGAQSSAYLLRAAAEAAGVAGG, encoded by the coding sequence ATGCCGGCCGGAGGTGCGCTGGGAACCGCGTGGGCGCTCGACTGGGTACGCCGCAGTGCCGCAGTCGTCGACGAGCACCGCGTCGAACTGATCACCCTCGACCGTGAGATCGGCGACGGCGACCACGGCGAGAACCTCGACCGCGGGTTCACCGCGGTCCTCGCCAAGCTCGACGACGTCGCCGACGATACGACCCCGGCCGACGTGCTGAAGCTCGTCGCCACCACGCTGATCTCGACGGTCGGCGGCGCCGCGGGTCCGCTGTACGGGACGGCCTACCTGCGCGCCTCGACCGCGATCGCCGGCGAGACCGAGCTCGACGCCGCCGCCATCGCCGCGTTGCTCACCGCTGCGCGCGACGGGATCGTCGCGCGCGGCAAGGCGGAGTCCGGCGACAAGACGATGGTCGACGCCTGGACCCCCGCGGTGGAGGCGGCGGATGCCGCGGCGGCCGGTGGCTCGACGCCCGCCGACGTGCTCGCGGCCGCTGCCGACGCTGCGGCGGCCGGCGCCGTGGCCACCGAACCGCTCGTCGCGCGCAAGGGACGCGCGAGCTATCTCGGTGAGCGTTCGGCGGGGCATCGCGATCCTGGCGCCCAGTCGTCCGCCTACCTGCTGAGGGCGGCAGCCGAGGCGGCGGGGGTCGCCGGTGGCTGA